From one Streptomyces chromofuscus genomic stretch:
- a CDS encoding trans-sulfuration enzyme family protein: protein METRALDSGEAGGVDIVEGGAMSAGEMTAPADDGVPASAGARIPAAGGAPTTADERRARRFATEAVHAGRDDLAHRGLHTPPIDLSTTYPSYDSRAEAARIDAFATTGAEPDGPPVYARLGNPTVARFETALARLEGTESAVAFASGMAALSAVLLVRASLGLRHVVAVRPLYGCSDHLLTAGLLGSEVTWTDPAGIADALRPDTGLVLVESPANPTLAEIDLRAAAHACGSVPLLVDNTFATPVLQRPVEQGARLVLHSATKYLGGHGDVLAGVVACDEEFAGRLRQVRFATGGVLHPLAGYLLLRGLATLPVRVRAASANAAELVRRLAADPRVARVHYPRIGGAMIAFEVHGDPHEVIAGVRLITPAVSLGSVDTLIQHPASISHRIVDADDRRGAGVGDRLLRLSVGLEDVEDLWADLDSALGEPAPARTASGVWHA, encoded by the coding sequence ATGGAGACGAGAGCGCTGGACAGCGGGGAGGCCGGAGGCGTGGACATCGTGGAGGGCGGGGCCATGAGTGCCGGGGAGATGACGGCGCCGGCGGACGACGGGGTGCCCGCGTCGGCCGGGGCGCGCATACCGGCCGCCGGGGGAGCGCCGACGACGGCCGACGAGCGTCGTGCCCGACGATTCGCCACCGAGGCCGTGCACGCCGGACGCGACGACCTCGCCCACCGCGGCCTGCACACCCCGCCCATAGACCTGTCCACCACCTACCCGTCGTACGACAGCCGGGCCGAGGCCGCCCGCATCGACGCCTTCGCCACCACCGGCGCCGAACCGGACGGCCCGCCCGTCTACGCCCGGCTGGGCAACCCGACCGTCGCCCGCTTCGAGACCGCCCTCGCCCGTCTCGAGGGCACCGAGTCAGCCGTCGCCTTCGCCAGCGGCATGGCCGCGCTCAGCGCGGTCCTTCTCGTACGGGCCTCCCTCGGCCTGCGCCACGTCGTGGCCGTTCGCCCCCTCTACGGCTGCAGCGACCACCTCCTCACCGCCGGTCTGCTCGGCTCGGAGGTCACCTGGACCGACCCGGCCGGCATCGCGGACGCGCTGCGCCCCGACACCGGGCTGGTCCTGGTGGAGTCCCCGGCGAACCCGACCCTCGCCGAGATCGACCTGCGGGCCGCCGCGCACGCCTGCGGTTCGGTACCGCTGCTGGTAGACAACACCTTCGCCACCCCCGTACTCCAGCGCCCCGTCGAGCAGGGCGCGCGACTGGTGCTGCACAGCGCCACCAAGTACCTCGGCGGGCACGGCGACGTACTCGCCGGAGTCGTCGCCTGCGACGAGGAGTTCGCGGGGCGGCTCCGGCAGGTGCGGTTCGCCACGGGCGGGGTGCTGCATCCGCTGGCCGGCTACCTGCTGCTGCGCGGCCTCGCGACCCTGCCCGTGCGGGTGCGGGCGGCGTCCGCGAACGCGGCCGAACTCGTCCGCCGCCTCGCCGCCGACCCGCGCGTCGCCCGCGTCCACTACCCGCGCATCGGCGGCGCCATGATCGCCTTCGAGGTGCACGGCGACCCGCACGAGGTCATCGCCGGTGTCCGTCTGATCACGCCCGCCGTGAGCCTCGGCAGCGTCGACACCCTCATCCAGCACCCGGCGTCCATCAGCCATCGCATCGTGGACGCGGACGACCGCCGCGGCGCCGGGGTCGGCGACCGCCTGCTCAGGTTGTCGGTGGGGCTGGAGGACGTCGAGGACCTGTGGGCCGACCTCGACTCCGCGCTGGGGGAGCCGGCGCCGGCACGGACGGCGTCCGGGGTGTGGCACGCCTGA
- a CDS encoding Lrp/AsnC family transcriptional regulator, protein MAESVVLDPVDLDLLRLLQNDARTTYRDLAAQVGVAPSTCLDRVTRLRRAGVILGHQLRLDPAKLGRGLQALLSVQVRPHRRELVGPFVERIRALPESLTVFHLTGPDDYLVHVAVADMADLQRLVLDEFTARREVARVETRLIFQQWDCGPLLPPSPSAQSG, encoded by the coding sequence ATGGCTGAATCTGTCGTACTGGATCCGGTGGACCTCGATCTGCTGCGGCTGTTGCAGAACGACGCCCGGACGACGTACCGCGATCTCGCGGCGCAGGTGGGCGTCGCGCCGTCGACGTGCCTGGACCGGGTGACCCGGCTGCGCCGGGCGGGCGTGATCCTCGGGCATCAGCTGCGACTGGATCCGGCCAAGCTGGGGCGCGGGTTGCAGGCTCTGCTGTCGGTGCAGGTCAGGCCGCACCGGCGAGAGCTCGTCGGGCCGTTCGTGGAGCGGATCCGGGCGCTGCCGGAGTCGCTGACCGTCTTCCACCTCACCGGTCCCGACGACTACCTGGTGCATGTCGCGGTGGCGGACATGGCGGATCTGCAACGGCTGGTGCTCGACGAGTTCACGGCCCGCCGCGAAGTGGCGCGCGTGGAGACCCGGTTGATCTTCCAGCAGTGGGACTGCGGCCCCCTGCTGCCGCCTTCGCCCTCGGCTCAATCGGGGTGA
- a CDS encoding DUF885 domain-containing protein encodes MSDTKSPLPREVADAYVDALIALDPVTGTYLGVKESSSRLPDISPAGQEAIAELARETLAQLDEAERTPGADSDIERRCARLLRERLTAELAVHEADEGLRSVGNLGTIVHSVREVFTVTPAETEEDWAAIAQRLRAVPAALAGYRESLALGLERKLYAGPRPTATFIDQLGEWADTGEGRGWFEDFASAGPEALRGELDEAARGATAAVVELRDWMRGVYAPTVEGAPNTVGRERYARWSRYFNGTDLDLDEAYAYGWSEFHRILGEMKQEAEKILPGAETPWVALAHLDEHGKHIEGVDEVREWLQGLMDQAIEALDGTHFELAERVRKVESCIAPPGSAAAPYYTPPSEDFSRPGRTWLPTMGQTRFPVYDLVSTWYHEGVPGHHLQLAQWAHVAGNLSRYQATIGGVSANAEGWALYAERLMDELGFLTDPEQRLGYLDAQMMRAARVIVDIGMHLELEIPADSPFHPGERWTPELAEEFFGAHSSRPADFVESELTRYLTIPGQAIGYKLGERAWLLGRENARARHGDAFDLKAWHMAALSQGSLGLDDLVDELSRL; translated from the coding sequence ATGTCAGACACCAAGAGCCCGCTGCCCCGAGAGGTCGCCGACGCCTACGTCGACGCCCTCATCGCCCTCGACCCGGTCACCGGTACCTACCTCGGCGTGAAGGAGAGTTCGAGCCGCCTGCCCGACATCTCGCCCGCGGGCCAGGAGGCGATCGCCGAGCTGGCGCGGGAGACCCTCGCCCAGCTCGACGAGGCCGAGCGCACGCCCGGCGCGGACAGCGACATCGAGCGCCGGTGCGCGCGCCTGTTGCGCGAGCGCCTCACCGCCGAGCTCGCCGTGCACGAGGCCGACGAGGGTCTCCGTTCGGTCGGCAACCTGGGCACGATCGTGCACTCGGTGCGCGAGGTGTTCACCGTGACGCCGGCGGAGACGGAGGAGGACTGGGCCGCGATCGCGCAGCGGCTGCGCGCGGTGCCGGCCGCGCTGGCGGGCTACCGCGAGTCCCTCGCGCTGGGTCTGGAACGCAAGCTGTACGCGGGCCCCCGCCCCACGGCCACCTTCATCGACCAGCTCGGCGAGTGGGCCGACACCGGCGAGGGGCGCGGCTGGTTCGAGGACTTCGCCTCGGCCGGACCGGAGGCGCTGCGCGGGGAGCTGGACGAGGCCGCCCGTGGGGCGACCGCGGCCGTGGTGGAGCTGCGCGACTGGATGCGTGGCGTGTACGCGCCGACGGTCGAGGGCGCACCGAACACGGTGGGCCGGGAGCGGTACGCCCGCTGGTCGCGCTACTTCAACGGCACCGACCTCGACCTGGACGAGGCGTACGCGTACGGCTGGTCGGAGTTCCACCGCATCCTCGGCGAGATGAAGCAGGAGGCCGAGAAGATCCTGCCGGGCGCCGAGACGCCGTGGGTGGCGCTCGCCCACCTCGACGAGCACGGCAAGCACATCGAGGGCGTCGACGAGGTCCGGGAGTGGCTGCAGGGCCTGATGGACCAGGCGATCGAGGCGCTGGACGGCACGCACTTCGAACTCGCCGAGCGGGTACGGAAGGTGGAGTCCTGCATCGCCCCGCCGGGCAGCGCCGCCGCCCCCTACTACACGCCCCCGTCGGAAGACTTCTCCCGCCCGGGCCGGACCTGGCTGCCGACAATGGGACAGACCCGGTTCCCGGTCTACGACCTGGTGTCGACCTGGTACCACGAGGGCGTTCCCGGTCATCACCTCCAGCTCGCCCAGTGGGCGCACGTGGCAGGCAACCTCTCCCGCTACCAGGCCACCATCGGCGGCGTGAGTGCCAACGCCGAGGGCTGGGCGCTGTACGCGGAGCGCCTGATGGACGAGCTGGGCTTCCTCACCGACCCGGAGCAGCGGCTCGGCTACCTCGACGCGCAGATGATGCGGGCCGCCCGGGTCATCGTCGACATCGGCATGCACCTGGAGTTGGAGATCCCGGCGGACTCACCCTTCCACCCGGGCGAGCGCTGGACCCCCGAGCTGGCCGAGGAGTTCTTCGGCGCGCACAGCAGCCGCCCGGCGGACTTCGTGGAGAGCGAGCTGACCCGCTACCTCACGATCCCCGGCCAGGCGATCGGCTACAAGCTGGGCGAACGCGCCTGGCTGCTGGGCCGCGAGAACGCCCGCGCGCGGCACGGCGACGCCTTCGACCTCAAGGCGTGGCACATGGCCGCCCTCTCCCAGGGCTCCCTGGGTCTGGACGACCTGGTGGACGAGTTGTCCCGCCTCTGA
- a CDS encoding SDR family oxidoreductase produces the protein MPHLPHPAPEDLRRDPLPLRGRTALVTGASRRGGIGHAVARRLAAYGADVYLHHHVPHDAAMPWGADRIEDVIASVRAAAGDPEARVVAGPGDLADPAAPAELIATATAALGGRLDILVANHALSGSDGPLDAIDAGMLDAHWAVDTRSVLLLIQSFARQANRPRGGRVVTMTSGQDIAGGMPGEIAYALQKGALASITRSLATTLAERGITVNTVNPGPVDTGYLTGEAHAAVAALFPAGRWGMPDDPARLIAWLATDEADWVTGQVINSEGGFRR, from the coding sequence GTGCCTCACCTTCCGCATCCGGCCCCCGAAGACCTCCGCCGCGACCCGTTGCCCCTGCGCGGCCGTACCGCCCTGGTCACCGGCGCCAGCCGGCGCGGTGGCATCGGTCATGCCGTGGCACGGCGCCTCGCCGCGTACGGGGCGGACGTCTATCTGCACCACCACGTGCCGCACGACGCCGCCATGCCCTGGGGCGCCGACCGGATCGAGGACGTGATCGCCTCCGTGCGGGCCGCCGCCGGTGATCCGGAGGCCCGGGTCGTCGCCGGGCCCGGTGACCTCGCCGATCCGGCAGCGCCCGCCGAACTGATCGCCACCGCCACCGCGGCGCTCGGCGGACGGCTGGACATTCTCGTCGCCAATCACGCCCTCAGCGGGTCCGACGGACCGCTCGACGCGATCGACGCCGGCATGCTCGACGCGCACTGGGCGGTCGACACGCGGTCGGTGCTGCTCCTGATCCAGTCCTTCGCCCGGCAGGCGAACCGGCCCCGTGGCGGGCGCGTGGTGACGATGACGTCGGGACAGGACATCGCGGGCGGGATGCCCGGCGAGATCGCGTACGCCCTCCAGAAGGGCGCGCTCGCGTCGATCACCCGCTCGCTGGCGACAACACTCGCCGAGCGGGGCATCACGGTGAACACCGTGAACCCGGGTCCCGTCGACACCGGTTACCTGACCGGCGAGGCCCACGCGGCCGTCGCCGCGCTCTTCCCCGCCGGGCGGTGGGGGATGCCCGACGACCCGGCCCGCCTCATCGCCTGGCTCGCGACGGACGAGGCGGACTGGGTCACCGGTCAGGTGATCAACTCGGAGGGCGGCTTCCGGCGTTGA
- a CDS encoding rhodanese-like domain-containing protein, with amino-acid sequence MITKQYVLRVAPAAPAEAAAHFRASLAFHADVSDVAAALAADGDPGFVVVDSRSTKAWDQGHLPGAIHLPTALVPQQAGNLLDKSVPVVTYCWGPGCNGATRAALALAELGYRVKEMLGGFEYWAREGFAYETWQGPDRRQADPLTAPVGADDCGC; translated from the coding sequence TTGATCACGAAGCAGTACGTCCTGCGCGTCGCTCCCGCCGCCCCGGCCGAGGCCGCCGCCCACTTCCGCGCGAGCCTCGCCTTCCACGCCGACGTCTCCGACGTGGCCGCCGCGCTCGCGGCCGACGGCGATCCCGGGTTCGTCGTCGTGGACTCCCGCTCGACAAAGGCCTGGGACCAGGGCCACCTCCCCGGCGCGATCCACCTCCCCACCGCGCTCGTCCCCCAGCAGGCCGGAAACCTGCTCGACAAGTCGGTGCCGGTGGTGACGTACTGCTGGGGTCCCGGCTGCAACGGCGCCACCCGGGCCGCGCTCGCCCTCGCCGAACTCGGTTACCGGGTCAAGGAGATGCTCGGCGGCTTCGAGTACTGGGCGCGCGAGGGCTTCGCGTACGAGACCTGGCAGGGGCCCGACCGGCGGCAGGCCGACCCGCTGACCGCTCCGGTGGGCGCGGACGACTGCGGCTGCTGA